The DNA segment ttttttttttcacaggtagggataatattttatgtagacaTAAAAAACCATATCACTATATAAAAGTTTACTTTAATATctataacaatttataactttaatattttcagtatcacaaaatatatcatcatcatcagttaGGCGTAGATCCAGTGTTGCCGGCAGCAACTTCCTTCTCCAAAGCATGTGAAGGTGGATGCTCCAGCACATTGTCTATTAAACCAAAAGATTTTGCCTCCAATGGAGACATGAAGCAGTCACGCTCCATAGATCCTTGTACCTTCTCTAAGGGCAAACCAGTGTGTCtcacatacaaattatttatctgAGCCTTCAACTTCAATATCTCTTCTGCTTGTATCTGTATGTCAGTAGCTTGGCCCCGCACACCTCCAGAGGGCTGGTGGATCATGATACGAGAATTGGGTAATGCGTGTCGCATGCCTGGAGCTCCTGCTGCTAACAACAAAGACGCCATACTGCAAGCCTGACCTACGCACCATGTCGCAACGGGCGGCGTGATGTACTGCATTGTATCATAAATCCCTAAACCAGCAGTCACGTTACCGCCTGGCGAGTTTATGTACAAGTGGACCGGTTTCTTAGTAGATTCTGATTGCAGGAACAGCAGTTGAGCGACAACCAATGA comes from the Manduca sexta isolate Smith_Timp_Sample1 chromosome 13, JHU_Msex_v1.0, whole genome shotgun sequence genome and includes:
- the LOC115452353 gene encoding ATP-dependent Clp protease proteolytic subunit, whose amino-acid sequence is MALNYVRQITRGVCIGVHNVNIAKRNISTSLPSRLGMIPIVVEQTGRGERAYDIYSRLLRERIICLMGPVTDEISSLVVAQLLFLQSESTKKPVHLYINSPGGNVTAGLGIYDTMQYITPPVATWCVGQACSMASLLLAAGAPGMRHALPNSRIMIHQPSGGVRGQATDIQIQAEEILKLKAQINNLYVRHTGLPLEKVQGSMERDCFMSPLEAKSFGLIDNVLEHPPSHALEKEVAAGNTGSTPN